CGGCGCCGCGATAACAGGCATTTCGCCTGACAGGCTGGTGCGCCGCGGCCTAATCCGCAGCTTCCAGATCGTGCAGACCTTTGCCGACATGACGACGCTCGACGTGGTGACGACGGCCGCACTGGCGCGCCGGCCGATCCGCGAGGCCATCGATTACGCCGCGCATGTGCTTAACCGCGTCGGCCTCGGCGGCAAGGAGAACCTGACGCCCGCAACGCTGTCGCTGCAGGACAAGAAGCTGCTCGAACTCGCCAAATGCGTCGCTACCGATCCACGCTGCATCCTGCTCGACGAAGTGATGGCCGGCCTGACAATGGCGGAAACGGCGGCGCCGATGGCGATCATCCGCGAACTCAATAGCCAGGGCGTCACCATCGTGATGGTCGAGCACGTGATGCCGGTCATCATGCGGCTCGCCACCCGGATCGTCGTCGTCAATTTCGGCGAGAAGATCGCCGAAGCCACGCCCGACGAAATCGTCAAGGACCAGAAAGTCATCGATGCCTACTTCGGGGAGCACCTCGATGCTTGAGATCGACCATCTCGTCGCGGGCTATGGCGGCGTGCCCGTGCTGAACGGAGTCTCGGTCAAGCTTTCGGCGGGCGAATTCGTCGGCCTGCTCGGCGCCAACAATGCCGGCAAGACCACGCTGATCAACAGCCTGTCGGGACTGGTGCCGCCGATGTCCGGCCGCATCCGCTTCGAAGGCCAGGACATCACCAATCTTTCGCCGCGGCAGCGGGTCGAACTCGGCATCGTCCAGGTGCCCGAAGGGCGAATGGTCTTTCCCGAAATGAGCGTACGCGAAAACCTCTTGCTCGGCGGCATCAACGCGCGCGCACGGCCGCACCGGCCGCGCCAGATGGAGCGCGTGCTCGAATTGTTTCCGCGGCTGCAGGAGCGGCTGGCACAGCATGCCGGAACGCTGTCCGGCGGCGAGCAGCAGATGCTCGCGATCGGACGCGGGCTGATGGCAGAAGCCAGACTTCTGATGATGGACGAACCCTCGCTCGGCCTGTCGCCGCTGTTCGTGCAGTACATCTTCGAGATCATCGACAAACTGCACGCCAACGGACTGTCGATCCTCCTGGTCGAGCAGAACCTGATGCTGACATTGCGCCACGCGCAGCGCTGCTACGTGCTCGAGCGCGGGCATATCGCGGTCGAGGGAACGGCCGACGTGGTCCGGGACGATCCGCGGACGCGCAGCGCCTATCTCGGACTTTGACGGGGGCATGACACGTGACTGAACTTTGGCAGGCGCTGGCGCAAGGCGTGTTGATCGGGAGCACTTAC
The genomic region above belongs to Bradyrhizobium sediminis and contains:
- a CDS encoding ABC transporter ATP-binding protein: MAFLEVTNVTKRFGGLVALNAISFSVAKGEILGIIGPNGAGKTTLFSVISGFMPPSEGDVHFDGAAITGISPDRLVRRGLIRSFQIVQTFADMTTLDVVTTAALARRPIREAIDYAAHVLNRVGLGGKENLTPATLSLQDKKLLELAKCVATDPRCILLDEVMAGLTMAETAAPMAIIRELNSQGVTIVMVEHVMPVIMRLATRIVVVNFGEKIAEATPDEIVKDQKVIDAYFGEHLDA
- a CDS encoding ABC transporter ATP-binding protein; this translates as MLEIDHLVAGYGGVPVLNGVSVKLSAGEFVGLLGANNAGKTTLINSLSGLVPPMSGRIRFEGQDITNLSPRQRVELGIVQVPEGRMVFPEMSVRENLLLGGINARARPHRPRQMERVLELFPRLQERLAQHAGTLSGGEQQMLAIGRGLMAEARLLMMDEPSLGLSPLFVQYIFEIIDKLHANGLSILLVEQNLMLTLRHAQRCYVLERGHIAVEGTADVVRDDPRTRSAYLGL